In Procambarus clarkii isolate CNS0578487 chromosome 6, FALCON_Pclarkii_2.0, whole genome shotgun sequence, one DNA window encodes the following:
- the LOC138353501 gene encoding fatty acid amide hydrolase 1-like, translating into MLCAHYQEKLQDSLEQRQKEVRVALNRLEAGLNEGGELLSEERLAILALPPTTLLQRLREGHLAPTHVLKAFQAKAIVTTYRVNCVTEFIPQAEAWATALEAGPPEARNLPLFGLPVSVKDNIDVEGRDSTLGLAKKLYRPATCHSAIVHALRSQGAVPFCKTNVPQTCNSYGCSNPVWGETVNPSNMERTCGGSSGGEAALVGAGGSVFGVGADLAGSVRIPAHFCGVVGLKTTTGRLSNKGITTATKGATGILSAPGLLGRDVEIVVAGMRALLEGDLMFQADPKLVPLHWRHHLYTDDRPLRIGWYDHDGVFPVTPGCQRAVAVAREALQAAGHQLVPFTPPEVHQAFNIMAACVTSDQGHGLLQLLKGEVVDQSISTNAKIMAAPRFVKAVQKHIMQEKSPLMAKFLSNETAKSHQLLRALGEQEDYVGQLTEAWTTARLDLLLSPAFPMPAPPHSYPTKIMAAMITSALYNLCNFPAGVVPVTHETQDDQDKLDDYPTDDLMFQLVKEATRGATGLPIAAQVVGLPWQEEVVCRGMRDLQDQLKTAQAGTDPVFP; encoded by the exons ATGTTGTGCGCACATTACCAG GAGAAACTTCAGGATTCGTTGGAGCAGCGGCAGAAGGAGGTGCGGGTGGCACTAAACCGACTGGAGGCGGGACTCAACGAGGGCGGGGAGCTGCTGTCGGAGGAGAGGCTGGCCATCTTAGCCCTGCCTCCCACAACACTCCTCCAGAGGCTCAGGGAGGGTCACCTCGCCCCCACGCATGTCCTCAAGGCATTTCAGGCCAAG GCCATCGTCACCACCTACAGAGTCAACTGTGTGACGGAGTTCATCCCCCAAGCAGAG GCGTGGGCCACAGCACTGGAGGCGGGCCCGCCCGAGGCCAGGAACCTGCCACTGTTCGGGCTGCCGGTGAGTGTGAAGGACAACATCGATGTCGAAGGTCGGGACTCGACCCTCGGACTCGCCAAGAAACTCTATCGCCCAGCCACCTGTCACTCCGCCATAGTCCACGCTCTCCGCTCCCAAGGGGCTGTCCCCTTCTGCAAGACCAATGTGCCCCAAACTTGTAACAG CTATGGGTGCAGCAACCCGGTGTGGGGTGAGACAGTCAACCCAAGCAACATGGAGCGCACCTGCGGCGGCTCCTCAG GTGGAGAGGCGGCGCTAGTGGGCGCAGGTGGGTCGGTGTTTGGGGTGGGCGCGGACCTGGCTGGCAGCGTGAGGATCCCGGCCCACTTCTGTGGTGTGGTGGGCTTAAAGACCACCACCGGTAGACTCAGTAACAAGGGCATCACCACTGCAACTAAAGGTGCAACAGGAA TCCTCTCGGCACCGGGTCTACTGGGGCGCGACGTGGAGATCGTGGTGGCTGGGATGAGAGCGCTGCTCGAGGGCGACCTCATGTTCCAAGCTGACCCCAAGCTGGTGCCACTGCACTGGCGACACCACCTCTACACTGACGACCGTCCACTTCGTATCGGCTGGTACGACCACGACGGCGTGTTTCCGGTGACTCCTGGATGCCAGAGAGCCGTGGCGGTGGCCCGCGAAGCTCTTCAGGCGGCTGGCCACCAGCTGGTGCCATTCACGCCACCCGAAGTGCATCAGGCGTTCAACATCATGGCTGCTTGCGTCACCTCCGATCAAGGTCACGGCTTGCTTCAACTCCTGAAGGGTGAGGTGGTCGACCAATCCATCAGCACCAACGCTAAGATTATGGCAGCGCCCAGGTTCGTTAAGGCCGTTCAGAAGCATATCATGCAAGAGAAGTCGCCACTCATGGCTAAATTTTTGTCAA ACGAAACGGCGAAGTCGCACCAACTGTTGCGCGCCCTGGGAGAGCAGGAGGACTACGTGGGGCAGCTGACGGAGGCCTGGACCACCGCTCGTCTTGACCTGCTCCTCTCCCCAGCCTTCCCCATGCCTGCTCCACCCCATTCCTACCCAACTAAGATCATGG CGGCCATGATCACGAGTGCTCTCTACAACCTGTGCAACTTCCCGGCGGGGGTCGTGCCAGTCACCCACGAGACACAAGACGACCAGGACAAACTCGACGACTACCCGACCGACGACTTGATGTTCCAGCTGGTGAAGGAG GCCACTCGCGGCGCCACGGGCCTGCCCATCGCGGCGCAGGTGGTGGGTCTCCCCTGGCAGGAGGAGGTGGTGTGTCGTGGGATGCGGGACCTCCAGGACCAGCTCAAGACCGCCCAGGCTGGCACCGACCCAGTCTTTCCTTAG